Part of the Deltaproteobacteria bacterium genome is shown below.
GTTGACCTTTTCCGGCTTGACCAGCAACACGGGGCGCTTCGTCCCGAGCAGCACCTTCTCCGCTACGCTTCCCACGACCAACTTGTACAGATCGCCATCGTTGTGAGTGCTCATCACGATGAGATCCACGTCCTCTTTGTGGGCTTTCCTTAGTATCTCGTTCTTTGGTTCACCCACGGCGGTATTGCAACGGACCTTGATCCCCTTTGCTTTCAGAGGAGAAGCCACCTTCTCAAGATAGTTGCCGGCCTTGTCTGCCGCTTCCTTCAATGCTTTTGTTTCTTCCTTCTGCCCCGCCGCGATCGGGACCGAGCGGATCGGGTTTTGAACCACCTGGAACAGGATGATTTCCGCTTTCGTGGCTTGTCCGATCTCTTCTGCCTGCGGGATGGCACGTTCTCCGAATTTGCTCCCGTCGAGCGGTACCAGGATCTTGGAATACATTTTCTTTCTCCTTTCTTGTTCTTCCGGGTAAGTTACATTGATGGACGACGGAACCGCTTTCTCCTCGTGAACTCCGTCTTCACTGCAACGCTTTCCACGCGTGCTCACTTCCTTTCCTTCTGACAGTAAGATAACAAGGAGGGGTGAGAACGTTTGTGAAAGCTTGTACGAAATTGATTTTCTTGGACGGAGGTAAGCGGAGTATATCTACCCGACGCGTTCCGGCTCGTAGCGGCTGCTGCGAGCAAAGGCTAGGAGCGGCCGAACTCCTCGAGTCGAGGCTTGTCGACGACGAGGAAGCGGCCTTGGCGCGTCACGAGCCCCATGCGCCGGAATCGGATCATCTGGGTCGTGACCGTCTCCCGGGCGGTCCCGATCAGGTTCGCCAGGTCTTCGTGCGTCAGGCGCAGGCCGATCACCGTTCCTTCCGGGGTCCTTTCCCCGTGATCCTCGGCGAGCCGAAGGAGCGTGCGCGCGAGGCGGTTGTGCGACCATGTGTGGTTGAACTCCGCGAAGGTTTTTTCGGCCCGCGTGAGCCGACTGGAGAGGAGGCGGATAAAGTTCAGCGATAGGGCGGGGCATGACGTCAGGAACTTTAAAAAGCACGCTTGGGGAATGAAGGAAATAACCACGTCCGAGTCCGCCACGGCGGTGAACGCGCGCAACTCCTCGGACAGCAAGAGCTCCCCGAAGATCGTGCCGGGCTTCAGGAGATGGTGAATGGTCTCCGCGCCCCGTTCGGAGAGGGAAACGAGGCGGACAAGCCCTTCCCGGAGAATGCAGAGGGAGCCCGCGGGGTCCCCCTTCGAGAAAATGGTTTCCCCCGCGGGGTACCTGCGATCCGTGCACAGCCGGGCAAACTCCCGCGTCTCGGTCTCGCTGAGATCGTGGAGGAGCCCGCCCGCCGTCAGGAACGTCATCGGCATCCCCCACCTCTCTCCCCGGACTCTACTTTTCGTTCTCACGAACATCAAGCCGGGGACGCGGCGGGAATCCGCGCCCCGGTCTTTCCGCGACCGTCACGCCGCCTTCAGGGTCTCCCGTTCCACGGCAGGCGAGGCCGGCTCCCCGCTGCCGGCAAGCGGCCACTCCGCCCAGAACAGACGGTTACCCTTGCTCTCCTCCTCGGCCGTGTAGCCGAGCAGGATCGCCGTCGCCACCAGCACCAGCAGGATCAGTCCTGCGAAGAAAACCCCGACGGGTGCGAACGACTCCATCTCGATCAGGATGCTTTCCATCGTGCTCACCTCCTTCCCCTTCCATCTGCACCCGCGATACTTCCGCGTGGGAAACGGTCCCGTGCGACCTTTCACAATGTCTGCGCTTCCATCTCCTCCGCAGGAACGGGCCGGCATCCGGCGTGCCCGTTCCTGACGTCCTGGTCCACAACGCCACGAGGGCCGCCAGTACAAGGATTCCCAACGCGCCGGCCACCGACACGGCTCGCACCGCATCGCCTTGCGCCATCCCTCGCATCGTTGGCGGATCCGGAAAGTACAGGACGCCCATCGACATCTGCGCCGCCCACATCGTCCACTCGGGGTCCGGCGAGAGGAAGAGCGCCGCTGCGTAGAGCAGGAGGAGCACCACCGCCAGTACCGCCTCGTTTCCCCTTGGGAGGATCTCCCTGATCCACTTCTTCATGGTTGCCACCTCGTTTCCTCCGTTCCGTTCGTCCGCCGGTTGCCTCGCTCCGATTTCAGTATCCGTCCACCAAAGAGCCCGGTCTGTGCGACCTTTCACATCCGGGCATGCGCGATCGCATACCGGCGGGAAACGGTGAGTGAACCCACCCCGCACCGGGACGAGAAGACGGTGCTGGGGGTGGTCGAGGCGCAGGTGTGTACCCCAACCGCCGTGGAAACCGTGCCTTGCTTCGTCGTGGCCGCGTACGCCTCCTGCTGCTGGCGGCCGCGCAAACCGGTGCCGCCCGGCTCGGTCTTCCGCCGCCGAAGTGGCGCCGAAGGGCATCGGGAGAGCGGGACTCCACGCCTCGCCTGATCGGGGCGTTGCGATAACAACTGTGGGGAAAAGCTCTGGGCGTGAATTTAACCCACTTCGTTACAAACACAGAGGGCAAGGCGACCGACGATAAAATCGTCAACGCCTTGCCCTCAGCGGTATGTTACGCGTTCAGATAGCCAAAGTGCAGAGCGGGGAGGTTCGACGAGAACCTCCCCGCCGGGCTGTTGCTGTTTCCAGGGATCGGATCCCTGTTCAGGCTGTCGCCTTCGCCGGCACCACCCTTGCCTCCGCCGGACGCCGGGCGAGCATCTCGAAGCCCAGCGCGATGAGGCAGATCAGGGCGCCGGTGTAGAAGGCGTACTGATAGTTCCCGTAGATATCGAACATGCGGGCGCCGATGCGCGGGCCGATGAGCCCGGCCACGCCCCACGCCGTGAAGAGCAGGCCGTAGTTCACTCCCACGTTCTTGGTGCCCCAGAAGTCGGCTGCCGTGGAAGCGTTCACCGAGAGCTGCGTCCCGTAGCACCAGTAAACCGCGAACACGAGGAAATACA
Proteins encoded:
- a CDS encoding universal stress protein, which translates into the protein MYSKILVPLDGSKFGERAIPQAEEIGQATKAEIILFQVVQNPIRSVPIAAGQKEETKALKEAADKAGNYLEKVASPLKAKGIKVRCNTAVGEPKNEILRKAHKEDVDLIVMSTHNDGDLYKLVVGSVAEKVLLGTKRPVLLVKPEKVNIAHHVDEQEVI
- a CDS encoding Crp/Fnr family transcriptional regulator, translated to MPMTFLTAGGLLHDLSETETREFARLCTDRRYPAGETIFSKGDPAGSLCILREGLVRLVSLSERGAETIHHLLKPGTIFGELLLSEELRAFTAVADSDVVISFIPQACFLKFLTSCPALSLNFIRLLSSRLTRAEKTFAEFNHTWSHNRLARTLLRLAEDHGERTPEGTVIGLRLTHEDLANLIGTARETVTTQMIRFRRMGLVTRQGRFLVVDKPRLEEFGRS